A stretch of Candidatus Sulfotelmatobacter sp. DNA encodes these proteins:
- a CDS encoding DedA family protein, whose translation MFHSLLATWFRLSLEWGYAGVFTLMAIESTVFPLPSEVVIPPAAYWAEQGRFHFWGVVAAATLGSWAGAAISYWVARGVGRPLILRYGKYLFVPEKKWLLAEKWIQHFSAGGIFFARLLPVVRHLVSLPAGAARMSFTVFSVMTLLGSFVWSTVLAWFGARVLADQPRLLEDPAAIPHVLQAKLMWFVLAALVLLALYIGVDVVGRKLRHQPIVEP comes from the coding sequence GTGTTCCACTCCCTGCTTGCGACCTGGTTCCGGCTGTCGCTGGAATGGGGTTACGCCGGCGTGTTCACGCTGATGGCGATCGAGTCGACGGTGTTTCCGCTGCCGAGCGAGGTGGTGATTCCCCCCGCCGCCTACTGGGCCGAGCAAGGCCGGTTCCACTTCTGGGGCGTGGTGGCGGCGGCTACGCTGGGCTCGTGGGCGGGCGCCGCGATTTCCTACTGGGTGGCGCGCGGGGTGGGCCGCCCGCTGATCCTGCGCTATGGGAAGTACCTGTTCGTGCCCGAGAAGAAATGGCTGCTGGCCGAGAAATGGATCCAGCACTTCTCGGCCGGCGGCATCTTCTTCGCGCGCCTGCTGCCGGTGGTGCGGCATCTGGTCTCGCTGCCGGCCGGAGCGGCGCGCATGAGCTTCACCGTCTTTTCGGTGATGACCCTGCTCGGTTCGTTCGTGTGGAGCACGGTGCTGGCGTGGTTCGGCGCGCGGGTGCTGGCCGATCAGCCGCGGTTGCTCGAGGACCCGGCGGCGATTCCGCACGTGCTGCAGGCCAAGCTGATGTGGTTCGTGCTGGCGGCGCTGGTGCTGCTGGCGCTCTACATCGGCGTGGACGTGGTCGGCCGCAAGCTCCGCCATCAGCCGATCGTCGAGCCCTGA
- a CDS encoding MBL fold metallo-hydrolase → MRELIFGGWRALAIETGYLWLDGGSMFGSVPKPLWAKLQPPDERNRIRLAMRCLLLDGYGRRVLVDIGIGDKFPPKLADIYRVEHEQHDLERSLAAQGLDPRDVTDVVLTHLHFDHAGGSTKRAGDRLVPTLPRARYHVQARNLENARHSNLRERASYLSENFEPLVEAGVLNLMEGPQRPWPEVELLLAEGHTRGQQLLRVGGPEEALYFVADLIPTASHVRIPFVMGYDVAAIETMTEKRALLERAHRERSWIFLEHDPELALGKPEPDGEDFRWSETVPAAEVRPMVPQGDTSSDRAGRG, encoded by the coding sequence ATGCGCGAACTGATCTTCGGAGGCTGGCGAGCACTCGCCATCGAGACCGGATATCTGTGGCTCGATGGCGGCTCGATGTTCGGCTCGGTGCCGAAGCCCCTGTGGGCCAAGCTGCAGCCGCCCGACGAGAGGAACCGCATCCGGCTGGCGATGCGCTGCCTGCTGCTCGACGGCTACGGGCGCCGCGTGCTGGTCGACATCGGCATCGGCGACAAGTTTCCGCCCAAGCTCGCCGACATCTACCGCGTGGAGCACGAGCAGCACGACCTCGAGCGGTCGCTGGCGGCGCAGGGGCTCGATCCCCGCGATGTGACCGACGTGGTGCTGACCCACCTCCATTTCGACCACGCCGGCGGCTCGACGAAACGCGCCGGAGACCGGCTGGTGCCGACTCTGCCGCGCGCGCGGTATCACGTGCAGGCGCGCAATCTCGAGAACGCGCGACATTCCAACCTGCGCGAGCGCGCTTCGTACCTCAGCGAGAACTTCGAGCCGCTGGTCGAGGCCGGGGTCCTGAACCTGATGGAGGGGCCGCAGCGCCCCTGGCCCGAAGTCGAGCTGCTGCTCGCCGAGGGACATACGCGCGGCCAGCAGCTGCTGCGCGTGGGTGGCCCGGAGGAGGCCTTGTACTTCGTGGCCGACTTGATCCCGACCGCGAGTCACGTGCGCATTCCTTTCGTGATGGGCTACGACGTCGCCGCGATCGAGACCATGACCGAAAAGCGCGCGCTGCTCGAGCGTGCGCATCGCGAGCGCTCGTGGATCTTTCTCGAGCACGACCCCGAGCTGGCGCTGGGGAAGCCCGAGCCGGACGGCGAGGACTTCCGCTGGAGCGAAACGGTGCCGGCCGCGGAGGTTCGGCCGATGGTGCCGCAGGGCGACACCTCTTCCGACCGAGCAGGACGGGGTTGA
- a CDS encoding FlgD immunoglobulin-like domain containing protein produces MDRFKPTSRRAALCAAIVLVAAANPGLAGWPANGTPLSGPTPVQGFQTAVASDGALLVLRDILLPSSIARLTTGGATVPGWPVAVAGSGYVDGLAPDLLGGCYYALSNPGVYIHHLRADGSADPAWPANGVLLCDAPGYKHAQIAADPGGGVYVVWADGRDSPGLPRALFASRVLPDGTVAAGWDAGGTRLATVPDTTNISLGFSRDDGVGGLYALEARTVHFGLPEQSFEEFLVHLSPNGPSPSWPSGGFFPPGVPLGTGFTFDHDGAGGVFVNWNVGESGFVQRFDTTGNVAAGWPPEGHRVVADTGVGCLTGGILADGNGGVLFPMIAGPPGDYGSWLNYVSGLDGTGAALSGWPAPGVEFPANVFSVGWLATDGAAGCYLEWGNVDPTTYFLSDLRVLRVRSNGTMAPGFPDSGLVVCAGPGVRYQPALVPDGRGGVYAVWLDSRNHTPANAYDVYATRVGPSGDALASVAAPPPAANSLVASPNPFTSAVSFEIAAGGARDSRLDIFDAAGRRVRTLAGGAGSSGRVQWNGLDDAGRVVPPGLYLVRTHAGASVRVVRVL; encoded by the coding sequence ATGGACCGCTTCAAACCTACCTCCCGCCGCGCGGCGCTCTGCGCCGCAATCGTACTGGTCGCTGCAGCAAACCCCGGTCTCGCCGGCTGGCCCGCCAACGGCACCCCGCTGAGTGGCCCCACGCCTGTCCAGGGTTTTCAGACCGCCGTGGCTTCGGACGGAGCGCTGCTCGTGCTGCGGGACATCCTGCTGCCGAGTTCCATCGCGCGGCTCACGACCGGCGGCGCGACCGTGCCGGGCTGGCCCGTGGCGGTGGCCGGCAGCGGCTACGTGGACGGACTTGCGCCCGATCTCCTGGGTGGCTGTTACTACGCGCTCTCGAATCCCGGGGTCTACATCCATCACCTGCGCGCCGATGGCAGCGCCGATCCCGCGTGGCCCGCGAACGGCGTCCTGCTCTGCGACGCTCCGGGCTACAAGCACGCGCAGATCGCCGCCGACCCCGGCGGCGGCGTTTACGTCGTGTGGGCGGATGGACGCGACTCCCCGGGCCTGCCGCGCGCGCTGTTCGCGTCGCGGGTCCTGCCCGATGGAACGGTGGCGGCGGGCTGGGACGCGGGTGGCACTCGTCTCGCGACCGTGCCCGATACCACGAACATCTCGCTCGGATTCAGTCGTGACGACGGTGTCGGCGGTCTCTACGCACTCGAAGCCCGAACCGTCCACTTCGGGCTGCCCGAACAGAGCTTCGAGGAGTTTCTGGTCCACCTCTCGCCGAACGGACCGAGTCCGAGCTGGCCCTCGGGCGGATTCTTCCCGCCTGGCGTCCCGCTGGGCACGGGATTCACCTTCGATCACGACGGCGCTGGAGGCGTGTTCGTGAACTGGAATGTGGGTGAGAGCGGTTTCGTTCAGCGCTTCGACACGACCGGCAACGTCGCCGCTGGCTGGCCGCCCGAGGGTCACCGCGTGGTCGCGGACACCGGCGTCGGCTGTCTGACCGGAGGGATCCTCGCCGATGGGAACGGAGGAGTGCTTTTCCCGATGATCGCGGGCCCGCCGGGGGACTACGGCAGCTGGCTCAACTACGTGAGCGGCCTGGACGGAACGGGCGCGGCCCTTTCCGGCTGGCCCGCGCCCGGCGTCGAGTTCCCCGCGAATGTCTTCTCGGTCGGGTGGCTCGCGACCGACGGCGCGGCCGGGTGCTACCTGGAGTGGGGGAACGTCGATCCAACCACGTACTTCCTGTCCGATCTGCGCGTGTTGCGGGTGCGTTCGAACGGAACGATGGCGCCCGGTTTTCCCGATTCGGGGCTCGTCGTGTGCGCGGGACCCGGGGTTCGCTATCAGCCGGCGCTCGTTCCTGACGGGCGCGGAGGCGTGTATGCGGTATGGCTCGACTCGCGAAACCACACGCCCGCCAATGCGTACGACGTCTACGCGACCCGCGTCGGTCCCAGCGGCGACGCGCTCGCGAGCGTGGCGGCGCCGCCGCCCGCCGCGAATTCACTCGTGGCGTCTCCCAATCCGTTCACGAGCGCCGTCTCGTTCGAGATTGCCGCGGGCGGCGCCCGGGACTCGCGGCTCGACATCTTCGATGCCGCGGGGCGGCGGGTGCGCACGCTGGCCGGCGGAGCCGGTTCCTCGGGACGGGTTCAGTGGAACGGGCTGGACGATGCGGGCCGTGTGGTGCCGCCTGGGCTCTATCTGGTGCGCACGCACGCCGGCGCTTCGGTCCGCGTGGTGCGCGTGCTATGA
- a CDS encoding DUF4114 domain-containing protein yields MKLCVPAVLALATALATPAHAVVPVVFGTSWDGPTNSLQHIVDGLYGPGHITVTTDYLGAKPGDPDPWFWFGDHFSAMLVREVAGNADNNILGWYVEDGHKPVIDGVDDGVVFDGPASEGASSMIVFNHPMTRFGFYLNPNGHGDAINAPEPEMFFTNRFYNDLGPNGVAIHAPFDGDVQALVFDISQWTHPNTWLVCFEDLDSGANPGPCCYPTDNDFNDLVFEVTAFGATPTVPLTMGALKTKYLH; encoded by the coding sequence ATGAAGTTATGCGTGCCGGCAGTGCTGGCATTGGCCACCGCCCTGGCCACTCCGGCGCACGCGGTCGTTCCGGTCGTTTTCGGGACCAGCTGGGACGGACCGACGAATTCGCTTCAGCACATCGTTGACGGTCTCTACGGACCAGGACACATCACCGTCACCACCGACTATCTCGGCGCCAAGCCCGGCGACCCCGATCCGTGGTTCTGGTTCGGCGATCATTTCTCGGCGATGCTGGTGCGTGAAGTGGCCGGCAACGCCGACAACAACATTCTCGGCTGGTACGTCGAGGATGGCCACAAGCCGGTGATCGACGGCGTGGACGACGGCGTGGTGTTCGACGGGCCGGCCAGCGAGGGCGCCTCGTCGATGATCGTGTTCAATCATCCGATGACGCGCTTCGGCTTCTACCTCAATCCGAACGGGCACGGTGACGCCATCAACGCGCCGGAGCCCGAGATGTTCTTCACGAATCGCTTCTACAACGATCTCGGGCCGAACGGCGTGGCGATCCACGCGCCGTTCGACGGCGACGTGCAAGCGCTGGTGTTCGACATCTCGCAGTGGACGCATCCTAATACCTGGCTGGTGTGCTTCGAGGATCTCGACAGCGGAGCCAATCCGGGTCCGTGCTGCTACCCGACGGACAACGACTTCAATGACCTGGTCTTCGAGGTCACCGCGTTCGGCGCCACGCCGACCGTGCCTCTGACCATGGGAGCATTGAAGACCAAGTACCTGCACTAG
- the lpdA gene encoding dihydrolipoyl dehydrogenase: MSYDLVVIGSGPGGYVAAIRAAQLGLKTACVEKYPTLGGTCLNVGCIPSKALLDSTENLHHVKHGLAVHGIRATAEFDLATMMKRKDTVVRGLTSGVGTLFKKYGVAPVFGFGRIESPGRVEVKGESGAQTLDTQRILIATGSKAAALPGVAFDGRRIVHSTDALALPEVPRRLMVVGAGAIGLELGSVWMRLGSEVRVLEFQDRILPGVDRGSGAMLKKILERQGFRFDLETSARAARVEGDEVRVTIDSKGITREEACEVLLVAVGRRPYTEGLGAREAGVELDEKGRVRVNERYETRVPGIFAIGDVTAGPMLAHKAEEEGIAAVENMAGRAGHVSYDCIPNVVYTWPELASVGLTVEEAERQRREVRVGTFPFMVNGRARAMNERDGQVALVADAATDRLLGAHILGPWASDLIAELVVAMEMGASSEDVARSVHAHPTLAEAIKEAALAVTGSPIHI; this comes from the coding sequence ATGAGCTACGACCTGGTGGTGATCGGCTCGGGACCGGGCGGCTACGTCGCGGCGATCCGCGCCGCGCAGCTCGGCCTCAAGACCGCGTGCGTCGAGAAGTATCCGACCCTGGGCGGCACCTGCCTCAACGTCGGCTGTATTCCCAGCAAGGCGCTGCTCGACTCGACCGAGAACTTGCACCACGTGAAGCACGGCCTCGCCGTGCACGGCATCCGCGCCACCGCCGAGTTCGATCTCGCCACCATGATGAAGCGGAAGGACACCGTGGTGCGCGGGCTCACCTCGGGGGTCGGCACGCTGTTCAAGAAGTACGGTGTGGCGCCGGTGTTCGGATTCGGGCGCATCGAGTCGCCGGGCCGCGTCGAGGTGAAGGGGGAGAGCGGCGCCCAGACGCTCGACACCCAGCGCATCCTGATCGCCACCGGCAGCAAGGCGGCGGCGCTCCCCGGCGTCGCGTTCGATGGCCGCCGCATCGTCCATTCGACCGACGCGCTGGCGCTTCCCGAGGTGCCGCGGCGCCTGATGGTGGTCGGCGCCGGCGCGATCGGGCTCGAGCTGGGCTCGGTGTGGATGCGGCTCGGATCCGAGGTGCGCGTGCTCGAGTTCCAGGACCGGATCCTGCCGGGCGTCGATCGCGGGAGCGGGGCGATGCTCAAGAAGATCCTCGAGCGGCAGGGGTTCCGCTTCGACCTGGAGACCTCGGCCCGGGCGGCTCGCGTCGAGGGCGACGAAGTGCGGGTGACGATCGATTCGAAGGGCATCACGCGCGAAGAGGCCTGCGAGGTGCTGCTGGTGGCGGTGGGGCGCCGGCCCTACACCGAGGGGCTGGGCGCCCGCGAGGCCGGCGTCGAGCTGGACGAGAAGGGCCGCGTACGCGTGAACGAGCGCTACGAAACTCGCGTGCCCGGAATCTTCGCGATCGGCGACGTGACGGCCGGACCCATGCTGGCGCACAAGGCCGAAGAGGAGGGCATCGCCGCGGTGGAGAACATGGCCGGACGCGCCGGACATGTGTCCTACGACTGCATCCCGAACGTCGTCTACACCTGGCCGGAACTGGCCAGCGTGGGGCTGACGGTCGAGGAGGCCGAGCGGCAGAGGCGTGAAGTCCGCGTCGGGACCTTCCCGTTCATGGTCAACGGCCGGGCCAGGGCCATGAACGAGCGGGATGGGCAGGTCGCGCTGGTGGCCGACGCCGCGACCGACCGGCTGCTGGGTGCCCACATCCTGGGGCCGTGGGCGAGCGACTTGATCGCGGAGCTGGTGGTGGCCATGGAGATGGGGGCGAGCTCCGAGGACGTGGCCCGCTCGGTCCACGCCCATCCCACGCTGGCGGAGGCGATCAAGGAGGCCGCCCTGGCGGTTACGGGCAGCCCGATTCATATCTAG
- the odhB gene encoding 2-oxoglutarate dehydrogenase complex dihydrolipoyllysine-residue succinyltransferase has protein sequence MRIEVPRLAESISEAVLVEWLKPDGAAVRADEPVATLETDKAAVEIAAPVAGKLHHARKPGDTVVVGDVLGEVEVNGAAASIPPTAATTPAAAVPPAPAAPPSAAPPIAKAPAPPATAPPIAKAPAPPATAPPIAKAPAPPPHEAPALSPAVLRLVTEHGLDPRALKGTGPGGRLLKGDVLREIESKPAAAPAPAGESPAIPAQAPGAPAGAPIEEADEQIVPMSRIRQRIAERLVRAQHTAAILTTFNEVDMTAVLELRARHRDAFEKKHGVKLGFMSLFGRAVILALADVPELNAEIRGTDIVYRRRVHLGVAVGTERGLVVPVVKRADTLSLAEMEREIGRLAARGRDGALSLDELSGGTFTISNGGVYGSLLSTPILNPPQSGILGMHKIEKRPVVVDDQIVIRPMMYLAVSYDHRIVDGEQAVTFLVRVKERLEDPERMLLEI, from the coding sequence GTGAGGATCGAGGTTCCGCGGCTTGCCGAATCGATTTCGGAGGCGGTGCTGGTCGAATGGCTGAAGCCCGACGGCGCCGCGGTGCGCGCCGACGAGCCGGTGGCCACGCTCGAGACCGATAAGGCCGCGGTCGAGATCGCGGCGCCGGTGGCCGGCAAGCTGCATCACGCGCGGAAGCCCGGCGACACCGTGGTGGTGGGGGATGTGCTCGGCGAAGTCGAGGTGAACGGGGCGGCCGCCTCGATTCCGCCCACCGCGGCGACGACCCCGGCAGCCGCCGTGCCTCCGGCGCCCGCCGCACCGCCGTCCGCCGCGCCGCCGATCGCGAAGGCTCCCGCACCGCCGGCCACCGCGCCGCCGATCGCGAAGGCTCCCGCGCCGCCGGCCACAGCGCCGCCGATCGCGAAGGCTCCCGCGCCGCCGCCTCATGAAGCACCGGCGCTCTCCCCGGCCGTGCTCCGGTTGGTAACCGAGCACGGACTCGACCCCCGCGCGCTCAAGGGCACCGGGCCCGGCGGTCGCCTGCTCAAGGGTGACGTGTTGCGCGAGATCGAATCGAAGCCGGCCGCTGCGCCGGCGCCCGCCGGCGAATCGCCCGCGATTCCCGCCCAGGCGCCGGGCGCGCCCGCCGGCGCGCCCATCGAGGAGGCCGACGAGCAGATCGTGCCAATGAGCCGCATCCGGCAGCGGATTGCCGAGCGGCTGGTCCGCGCGCAGCACACCGCGGCGATCCTCACCACCTTCAACGAAGTGGACATGACCGCGGTGCTCGAGCTGCGCGCGCGACACCGCGACGCGTTCGAGAAGAAGCACGGCGTGAAGCTCGGTTTCATGAGCCTGTTCGGACGCGCCGTGATCCTGGCGCTCGCCGATGTGCCCGAACTGAATGCCGAGATCCGCGGCACCGACATCGTCTATCGCCGCCGCGTTCATCTTGGCGTGGCGGTGGGCACCGAGCGCGGGCTGGTGGTGCCGGTGGTGAAGCGCGCCGACACGCTCTCGCTCGCCGAGATGGAGCGCGAGATCGGCCGGCTCGCCGCGCGCGGGCGCGACGGCGCGCTCTCCCTCGACGAGCTGTCGGGCGGGACGTTCACGATCTCGAACGGCGGCGTCTATGGCTCGCTGCTCTCGACGCCGATCCTCAATCCGCCGCAGAGCGGCATTCTCGGCATGCACAAGATCGAGAAGCGGCCGGTAGTGGTGGACGACCAGATCGTGATCCGCCCGATGATGTACCTCGCGGTGTCCTACGATCACCGAATCGTGGATGGCGAGCAGGCCGTCACCTTCCTGGTGCGCGTCAAGGAACGGCTCGAGGATCCCGAGCGCATGCTGCTCGAGATCTGA
- a CDS encoding 2-oxoglutarate dehydrogenase E1 component, translated as MSSRLDFIQRANAGYIEKLYAEFLKDPASVPEEWALFFAGFDFAGSRPAAAGTPTAGVFGLVSAYREFGHRAARLDPLSTAAPSEPLLELSNFGLSEADLDSPVEPYPFRGEFSGTLRELIVELSETYCGPLGVEFMDIPNRRRREWLQERMEPNRNRPSLSRDERVAILRELMTADAFEQFLHVKYVGQKRFSLEGGATLIPMLETLVERSAARGIEQLVIGMPHRGRLNVLANVLHKPLESIFAEFETGAPEEAANHGDVKYHLGFASVRTTGGRNLALSMHYNPSHLEFVNPVVLGSVRARQEITGDAARERTVPLLIHGDAAFSGEGIVPETLSLAQLSPYWTGGALHIVVNNQVGFTTSPSDARHSRYATDIARIIEAPVFHVNGDEPEAAVHAMDLALAYRMEFKRDAIIDLICYRKHGHNELDDPTFTQPTMYAAIAKHEPASRRYARRLIDEGALDAAGLQAIESEIEATLQAAHARLRGGEVPRTAREPSGVWSGMRWDSEEWTADTRAPRSLLERIARDAARVPDGFQVHARVRRVLDDRVKMLEQDRVDWGGGEMLAIGSLLLEGEHVRLSGQDSGRGTFSHRHAVLHDSATGRRWTPLQHLGPGQGRFEVFDTPLSEAAPLGFEYGYSTADPHTLVIWEAQFGDFANVAQVYIDQFLASGEGKWRRMSGLTLLLPHGYEGQGPEHSSARLERFLELCADGNLQVVNLTTPAQLFHVLRRQQKRPYRRPLVVLSPKSLLRHRQAVSALRDFTDGEFHTLLDDPGVAAPDRVSSILLCSGRLFYTLLEARGTRGREDVALVRLEQLYPFPRLELTQLFQRYPQARDIRWVQEEPANMGAWRNTRHRLEGVLPQGATLYLVARKAAPTPASGSYPQHAEQEHQLIERAFRQGSPGAAPRAPRRVARASEGSGS; from the coding sequence ATGTCCAGCCGTCTCGATTTCATCCAGCGCGCCAATGCCGGCTACATCGAGAAGCTCTACGCCGAGTTCCTGAAGGATCCGGCCTCGGTTCCCGAGGAATGGGCGCTGTTCTTCGCCGGCTTCGACTTCGCGGGATCGCGGCCGGCCGCGGCCGGTACGCCGACCGCCGGCGTGTTCGGACTGGTCAGCGCCTATCGCGAGTTCGGCCATCGCGCCGCGCGCCTCGATCCGCTGAGCACGGCGGCACCGAGCGAGCCGCTGCTCGAGCTCTCGAACTTCGGCTTGAGCGAAGCCGATCTCGACTCTCCGGTCGAGCCCTACCCGTTCCGGGGGGAGTTCTCGGGCACGCTGCGCGAACTGATCGTGGAGCTGAGCGAGACCTATTGCGGACCGCTCGGCGTCGAGTTCATGGACATTCCGAACCGCCGCCGCCGCGAGTGGCTGCAGGAGCGGATGGAGCCCAACCGCAATCGCCCGTCGCTGTCGCGCGACGAGCGCGTCGCCATCCTGCGCGAGCTCATGACCGCCGACGCCTTCGAACAGTTCCTTCACGTCAAGTACGTGGGGCAGAAGCGCTTTTCTCTGGAAGGCGGCGCCACGCTCATCCCGATGCTCGAGACGCTGGTCGAGCGCTCGGCGGCGCGCGGCATCGAGCAGCTGGTGATCGGCATGCCCCATCGGGGCCGGCTCAACGTGCTGGCCAACGTGCTCCACAAGCCGCTCGAGAGCATCTTCGCCGAGTTCGAGACCGGCGCCCCCGAGGAGGCCGCCAACCACGGCGACGTGAAGTATCACCTGGGTTTCGCTTCGGTGCGCACCACCGGCGGGAGGAACCTCGCGCTCAGCATGCACTACAACCCCAGTCATCTCGAATTCGTGAACCCGGTGGTGCTGGGCAGCGTGCGCGCGCGCCAGGAGATCACCGGCGACGCCGCCCGCGAGCGCACCGTGCCGCTGCTGATCCACGGCGACGCCGCGTTCTCGGGCGAAGGCATCGTGCCCGAGACCCTGTCGCTGGCGCAGCTGTCGCCCTACTGGACCGGCGGCGCGCTGCACATCGTGGTCAACAATCAGGTCGGCTTCACCACCTCGCCGTCGGACGCGCGCCACAGCCGCTACGCCACCGACATTGCGCGCATCATCGAGGCGCCGGTGTTCCACGTGAACGGCGACGAGCCCGAGGCCGCGGTTCACGCCATGGATCTGGCGCTCGCCTATCGCATGGAATTCAAGCGCGACGCGATCATCGATCTGATCTGCTATCGCAAGCACGGCCACAACGAGCTCGACGATCCGACCTTCACGCAGCCCACCATGTACGCGGCGATCGCGAAGCACGAACCGGCCTCGCGTCGTTACGCCCGGCGCCTGATCGACGAAGGCGCTCTCGATGCCGCCGGGCTCCAGGCGATCGAGTCCGAGATCGAGGCGACGCTTCAGGCCGCGCACGCTCGTTTGCGTGGCGGTGAGGTGCCGCGTACCGCGCGCGAGCCGAGCGGTGTCTGGAGCGGCATGCGCTGGGACAGCGAGGAGTGGACCGCCGACACGCGCGCCCCGCGCTCGCTGCTCGAGCGGATTGCGCGCGACGCGGCCCGCGTGCCCGACGGCTTCCAGGTGCACGCGCGCGTGCGCCGCGTGCTCGACGACCGCGTCAAGATGCTCGAGCAGGACCGCGTGGACTGGGGTGGCGGAGAGATGCTGGCGATCGGCTCGCTGTTGCTCGAAGGCGAGCACGTGCGCCTGTCCGGCCAGGACTCCGGGCGCGGGACCTTCAGCCATCGCCACGCCGTACTCCACGACAGCGCGACCGGCAGGCGCTGGACGCCGCTCCAGCACCTGGGGCCGGGCCAGGGCCGCTTCGAGGTCTTCGACACGCCGCTCAGCGAGGCCGCCCCGCTCGGTTTCGAGTACGGCTACAGCACCGCCGATCCTCACACGCTGGTGATCTGGGAGGCGCAGTTCGGCGACTTCGCCAACGTCGCCCAGGTCTACATCGACCAGTTCCTGGCGAGCGGCGAAGGCAAGTGGCGGCGCATGTCGGGTCTCACGTTGCTGCTCCCGCACGGCTACGAAGGCCAGGGCCCCGAGCACTCGAGCGCGCGGCTCGAGCGCTTCCTCGAGTTGTGCGCGGACGGAAACCTGCAGGTCGTGAACCTGACCACGCCGGCGCAGCTCTTCCACGTGCTGCGGCGCCAGCAGAAGCGTCCGTATCGCCGGCCGCTGGTGGTCCTGAGTCCCAAGAGCCTGCTCCGCCATCGCCAGGCGGTCTCGGCGCTCAGGGATTTCACCGACGGCGAGTTCCACACCCTGCTCGACGACCCGGGAGTCGCGGCGCCCGATCGAGTGAGTTCGATCCTGCTCTGCTCGGGGCGCCTCTTCTATACGTTGCTCGAGGCGCGCGGGACGCGAGGTCGCGAGGACGTGGCGCTGGTGAGGCTGGAGCAGCTCTATCCGTTTCCGCGGCTCGAGCTGACTCAATTGTTCCAGCGCTACCCGCAAGCCAGGGACATCCGCTGGGTGCAGGAGGAGCCGGCCAACATGGGCGCATGGCGGAACACCCGGCACCGGCTGGAGGGCGTGCTGCCCCAGGGCGCCACGCTCTATCTGGTGGCGCGAAAAGCCGCGCCCACCCCGGCGAGCGGCTCCTATCCGCAGCATGCCGAGCAGGAGCACCAGCTGATCGAGCGCGCCTTCCGCCAGGGCTCGCCGGGTGCCGCGCCGCGCGCGCCGCGCCGGGTGGCACGCGCTTCGGAGGGAAGCGGCTCGTGA